In Pseudomonas sp. Leaf58, one DNA window encodes the following:
- a CDS encoding transglycosylase SLT domain-containing protein, translated as MRSRLLHIASCLLLTAATCAAQATDLTLQRQYYDEAKRALAKGDKGPYLRYAQALSDYPLTPYLAYDELTARLKNASNQEIEGFLAKHGDLPQANWMKLRWLRWLAERGEWDTFVKYYDPKLNFTELDCLNGQYQLSHGLRAEGNATADKLWNVGKSQPAACDTLFAMWAAEGQLTESKRWERAKLAAQARNYGLASNLVNTLTTLGPQGRLLIDVAQKPELLNQPSRFTPVNEAMSDVVSLGLRRLARQDPERAMALLDDYAQRMHFSRDEKVAIAREIGLTLARRYDPRALDLMTRYDPELRDNTVSEWRLRLLLRLGRWEDAYELTRRLPQDLASSSRWKYWQARSLELAQPNNPQIPLLYKTVARERDFYGFLAADRAQTPYQLNNKPLVLSPQLVNKVRNTPGIRRALEFHARGQIVEGRREWYHVSRHFSRDEMVAQARLGYDLRWYFPAIRTISQAQYWDDLDIRFPMAHRDTLVREANIRGLHSSWVFAITRQESAFMEDARSPVGASGLMQLMPATAKETARKFSIPLASPAQVLNPDKNIQLGAAYLSQVHSQFNGNRVLASAAYNAGPGRVRQWLKGAKHLSFDVWVESIPFDETRQYVQNVLSYSVIYGQKLNSPQPLVDWHERYFDDM; from the coding sequence ATGCGCAGCCGCCTGTTACATATTGCATCCTGCCTGCTGCTTACCGCTGCCACCTGCGCGGCACAGGCCACCGACCTAACCCTGCAACGCCAGTACTATGACGAGGCCAAGCGTGCGCTGGCCAAGGGCGACAAAGGCCCGTACCTGCGCTATGCCCAGGCCCTCAGCGACTACCCACTAACGCCCTACCTGGCTTACGACGAACTCACCGCCCGCCTGAAAAACGCCAGCAACCAGGAAATCGAAGGCTTCCTCGCCAAGCATGGCGACCTGCCCCAGGCCAACTGGATGAAACTGCGCTGGTTGCGCTGGCTGGCCGAACGCGGCGAGTGGGACACCTTCGTCAAATACTACGACCCCAAGCTCAACTTCACCGAACTGGACTGCCTGAACGGCCAGTACCAGCTCAGCCACGGCCTGCGTGCTGAAGGCAACGCCACTGCAGATAAACTCTGGAACGTGGGCAAGTCACAGCCTGCCGCATGCGACACGCTGTTTGCCATGTGGGCGGCCGAAGGCCAGCTGACCGAGAGCAAACGCTGGGAACGCGCCAAACTGGCGGCCCAGGCACGCAACTACGGCCTGGCCAGCAACCTGGTCAATACCCTGACCACCCTTGGCCCGCAGGGGCGCCTGCTGATCGATGTGGCGCAAAAGCCCGAACTGCTCAACCAACCGTCGCGCTTCACCCCGGTTAACGAAGCCATGTCCGATGTGGTCAGCCTCGGCCTGCGCCGCTTGGCCCGCCAGGACCCGGAGCGGGCCATGGCGCTGCTCGACGACTACGCCCAGCGCATGCACTTTTCCCGTGACGAGAAGGTGGCCATCGCCCGCGAAATCGGCCTGACCCTGGCGCGCCGATACGACCCGCGTGCGCTCGACCTGATGACCCGCTACGACCCCGAGCTGCGGGACAACACCGTCAGTGAGTGGCGCCTGCGCCTGCTGCTGCGCCTTGGCCGCTGGGAAGACGCCTACGAGCTGACCAGGCGCCTGCCACAAGACCTGGCCAGCAGCAGCCGCTGGAAGTACTGGCAGGCCCGCAGCCTGGAGCTGGCGCAGCCGAACAACCCGCAAATCCCGCTGCTGTACAAGACCGTGGCGCGGGAACGTGACTTCTATGGCTTCCTCGCTGCGGACCGGGCACAAACGCCCTACCAGTTGAACAACAAACCGCTGGTGCTGAGCCCGCAGCTGGTCAACAAGGTGCGCAACACCCCGGGCATCCGCCGTGCCCTGGAATTCCACGCCCGCGGCCAAATTGTCGAAGGCCGCCGCGAGTGGTACCACGTCAGCCGCCACTTCAGCCGCGACGAAATGGTCGCCCAGGCACGCCTGGGTTACGACCTGCGCTGGTACTTCCCCGCTATTCGCACGATCAGCCAAGCGCAGTACTGGGACGACCTGGACATTCGCTTCCCAATGGCCCACCGCGACACGCTGGTGCGTGAGGCCAACATTCGCGGCCTGCATTCGAGCTGGGTATTTGCCATCACCCGCCAGGAAAGCGCATTCATGGAGGATGCACGCTCCCCGGTGGGCGCCAGCGGCCTGATGCAGCTGATGCCGGCCACCGCCAAGGAAACCGCGCGCAAGTTCAGCATTCCGCTGGCATCACCGGCGCAGGTGTTGAACCCGGACAAGAATATCCAACTGGGCGCCGCTTACCTGAGCCAGGTGCACAGCCAGTTCAACGGCAACCGGGTGCTCGCTTCGGCCGCCTACAACGCCGGGCCCGGGCGGGTGCGGCAGTGGCTAAAAGGCGCCAAGCACCTGAGCTTCGATGTGTGGGTGGAGTCGATCCCGTTCGACGAAACGCGCCAGTATGTGCAGAACGTGCTGTCGTATTCGGTGATCTACGGGCAGAAACTCAACTCGCCGCAGCCGTTGGTGGACTGGCACGAACGCTATTTCGATGACATGTAA
- a CDS encoding ATP-binding cassette domain-containing protein encodes MTLLKFSDVSLAFGAMPLLDKVSWQIARGERVCIIGRNGTGKSSMLRLVKGEQKGDDGEIWRAPGLKIGELPQELPVADERTVFDVVAAGLDGVGELLAQFHHLSMNIQGDDDLDKLMHVQHELEARDGWRLQQVVESTLSRLQLPADKTLAELSGGWRRRVLLAQALVSEPDLLLLDEPTNHLDIGAIAWLEEALRGFNGAVLFITHDRSFLQNLATRILELDRGGLIDWNGDYASFLVHKEAALAAEETANALFDKRLAQEEVWIRQGIKARRTRNEGRVRALKALRVERGERRERQGKANIQIEAADKSGKQVMVLENVSFHHADGPLLVKDFSMVLQRQDRIGLLGANGTGKTTLLKMMLGDLEPTAGKVERGTKLEVAYFDQMRHQLDLEKTVIDNLAEGRDFIEIDGQNRHVLSYLGDFLFSPQRARTPVKALSGGERARLLLAKLFSKPANLLVLDEPTNDLDVETLELLEEVLSNYKGTVLMVSHDRAFLDNVVTSTLVFEGEGKVREYVGGYEDWIRQGGSPKLLGVTESKGGKSALNSAVVEKVEAKPAPAAAAVVEEASKKKLSYKLQRELEMLPGQIDAVEQRMAEAQEEVNAAGFYQRPIGETSAVLAKIEKLQGELDALVERWAELEG; translated from the coding sequence ATGACCCTGCTCAAATTCAGCGATGTGTCCCTCGCATTCGGCGCGATGCCGCTGCTGGACAAAGTGTCCTGGCAGATCGCTCGTGGCGAGCGGGTGTGCATCATCGGCCGCAACGGCACCGGCAAGTCGAGCATGCTGCGCTTGGTCAAGGGCGAGCAAAAGGGCGACGACGGCGAAATCTGGCGGGCCCCGGGCTTGAAGATTGGCGAGCTGCCGCAGGAACTGCCGGTAGCCGACGAGCGTACGGTGTTCGACGTGGTGGCCGCGGGCCTGGACGGTGTCGGCGAGTTGCTGGCGCAGTTCCATCACCTGAGCATGAATATTCAGGGCGATGACGACCTGGACAAGCTCATGCATGTCCAGCACGAGCTGGAAGCCCGTGACGGCTGGCGCTTGCAGCAAGTGGTGGAGAGCACCCTGAGCCGCCTGCAACTGCCGGCCGACAAAACCTTGGCCGAGCTGTCCGGTGGCTGGCGCCGCCGCGTGCTGCTGGCCCAGGCGCTGGTGTCGGAGCCCGACCTGCTGCTGCTCGACGAGCCCACCAACCACCTGGACATCGGCGCTATCGCCTGGCTCGAAGAGGCCCTGCGTGGTTTCAACGGCGCGGTGCTGTTCATCACCCACGACCGTTCCTTCCTGCAGAACCTGGCCACCCGCATTCTCGAGTTGGACCGTGGCGGCCTGATCGACTGGAACGGCGACTACGCCAGCTTCCTGGTACACAAGGAGGCCGCACTGGCCGCCGAAGAAACCGCCAACGCGCTGTTCGACAAGCGCCTGGCCCAGGAAGAAGTGTGGATCCGCCAGGGCATCAAGGCCCGCCGTACTCGCAACGAAGGCCGCGTACGTGCGCTGAAGGCCTTGCGCGTGGAGCGTGGCGAACGCCGCGAACGCCAGGGCAAGGCCAACATCCAGATCGAAGCAGCGGACAAATCCGGCAAGCAGGTGATGGTGCTGGAAAATGTCAGCTTCCATCACGCCGACGGCCCGCTGCTGGTCAAAGACTTTTCCATGGTCCTGCAGCGTCAGGACCGTATTGGTTTGCTAGGCGCAAACGGCACCGGCAAGACCACGTTGCTGAAGATGATGTTGGGCGACCTTGAGCCCACTGCCGGCAAGGTCGAGCGTGGCACCAAGCTGGAGGTGGCCTATTTCGACCAGATGCGTCACCAGCTGGACCTGGAAAAGACCGTGATCGACAACTTGGCTGAAGGCCGTGATTTCATCGAAATCGACGGCCAGAACCGCCACGTGTTGAGCTACCTGGGCGACTTCCTGTTCAGCCCCCAGCGTGCCCGCACGCCGGTCAAGGCGCTGTCGGGTGGTGAGCGTGCTCGCTTGCTGCTGGCCAAGCTGTTCAGCAAGCCGGCCAACCTGCTGGTACTCGACGAACCGACCAACGACCTGGACGTAGAAACCCTCGAGCTGCTCGAGGAAGTGCTGTCCAACTACAAAGGCACCGTGCTGATGGTCAGCCACGACCGGGCCTTCCTCGACAACGTCGTCACCAGCACCCTGGTGTTCGAAGGCGAGGGCAAAGTGCGTGAGTACGTGGGCGGTTACGAGGACTGGATTCGCCAGGGTGGCTCGCCGAAGCTGCTGGGCGTAACCGAGAGCAAAGGCGGCAAGTCCGCGCTCAACAGCGCCGTGGTGGAGAAGGTCGAGGCCAAGCCTGCGCCAGCGGCTGCAGCGGTGGTGGAAGAGGCTTCGAAGAAGAAGCTCAGCTACAAGTTGCAGCGTGAGCTGGAGATGCTGCCCGGGCAGATCGACGCAGTTGAACAGCGCATGGCTGAAGCCCAGGAAGAAGTGAATGCGGCGGGCTTCTATCAGCGGCCAATCGGCGAAACCTCGGCAGTGCTGGCCAAGATCGAGAAGCTGCAGGGCGAGCTGGATGCGCTGGTGGAGCGCTGGGCTGAACTGGAAGGCTGA
- a CDS encoding universal stress protein, translating to MQYEHLLVAVDLTEECDPVIKRAMALAAPSNAKVSLVHIVEPMAMAFGGDVPMDLSQLQQQQFDQAKERMERLFNKYPDIHRGDSHLTYGQPRQEIHQLAKDQKCDLIVVGSHGRHGLALLLGSTANDVLHGAPCDVLAVRLQKKE from the coding sequence ATGCAATACGAACATTTGTTGGTCGCCGTCGACCTGACCGAAGAATGCGACCCGGTGATCAAACGTGCCATGGCGCTGGCCGCACCGTCGAATGCCAAGGTTTCGCTGGTACATATCGTCGAGCCGATGGCCATGGCCTTTGGCGGTGACGTGCCGATGGACCTGTCGCAACTGCAACAGCAACAGTTCGACCAGGCCAAGGAACGCATGGAGCGCCTGTTCAACAAATACCCGGACATCCACCGCGGTGACTCGCACCTGACCTATGGCCAGCCGCGCCAGGAAATCCACCAGCTGGCCAAGGACCAGAAGTGCGACCTGATCGTAGTCGGCAGCCATGGCCGCCATGGCCTGGCGTTGCTGCTAGGCTCCACGGCCAATGACGTGCTGCATGGCGCACCGTGCGATGTATTGGCGGTGCGGTTGCAGAAGAAGGAATGA
- the fadB gene encoding fatty acid oxidation complex subunit alpha FadB has protein sequence MIYEGKAITVKALESGIVELKFDLKGESVNKFNRLTLNELRQAVDAIQADTSVKGVIVSSGKDVFIVGADITEFVDNFKLPEAELVAGNLEANRIFNAFEDLEVPTVAAINGIALGGGLEMCLAADYRVMSSSAKIGLPEVKLGIYPGFGGTVRLPRLIGSDNAIEWIAAGKENRAEDALKVGAVDAVVAPELLMAGAIDLVKRAISGELDYKAKRQPKLEKLKLNAIEQMMAFETAKGFVAGQAGPNYPAPVEAIKTIQKAANFGRDKALEVEAAGFAKLAKTSVAECLIGLFLNDQELKRKAKAHDEIAHDVKQAAVLGAGIMGGGIAYQSAVKGTPILMKDIREDAIQLGLNEASKLLGNRVEKGRLTPAKMAEALNAIRPTLSYGDFANVDIVVEAVVENPKVKQAVLAEVEGQVKDDAILASNTSTISINLLAKALKRPENFVGMHFFNPVHMMPLVEVIRGEKSSEVAVATTVAYAKKMGKNPIVVNDCPGFLVNRVLFPYFGGFAKLVSAGVDFVRIDKVMEKFGWPMGPAYLMDVVGIDTGHHGRDVMAEGFPDRMKDDRRSAVDALYEANRLGQKNGKGFYAYETDKRGKPKKVADASVLDVLKPIVFEQREVTDEDIINWMMIPLCLETVRCLEDGIVETAAEADMGLVYGIGFPPFRGGALRYIDSIGVAEFVALADQYADLGPLYHPTAKLREMAKNGQRFFN, from the coding sequence ATGATTTACGAAGGTAAAGCCATCACGGTTAAGGCTCTTGAAAGTGGCATCGTCGAGCTCAAGTTCGACCTCAAGGGTGAGTCCGTCAACAAGTTCAACCGCCTGACCCTTAACGAGCTTCGCCAGGCCGTCGATGCCATCCAGGCCGATACCTCGGTCAAGGGCGTGATCGTCAGCAGTGGCAAGGACGTGTTCATCGTCGGCGCCGACATCACCGAGTTCGTCGACAACTTCAAGCTGCCCGAGGCCGAACTGGTCGCCGGCAACCTGGAAGCCAATCGCATCTTCAACGCCTTCGAAGACCTCGAAGTGCCGACCGTTGCCGCCATCAACGGTATCGCCCTGGGTGGCGGCCTGGAAATGTGCCTGGCGGCCGATTACCGGGTCATGTCCAGCAGCGCCAAGATCGGCCTGCCGGAAGTCAAGCTGGGGATCTACCCAGGCTTTGGCGGTACGGTGCGCCTGCCGCGCCTGATCGGCTCGGACAACGCCATCGAGTGGATCGCCGCTGGCAAGGAAAACCGTGCCGAAGACGCCCTGAAAGTGGGTGCCGTCGACGCTGTGGTCGCACCGGAACTGCTGATGGCTGGTGCCATCGACCTGGTCAAGCGCGCCATCAGTGGCGAGCTGGATTACAAGGCCAAGCGCCAGCCCAAGCTGGAAAAGCTCAAGCTCAACGCCATTGAGCAAATGATGGCCTTCGAAACCGCCAAGGGCTTTGTCGCCGGCCAGGCTGGCCCGAACTACCCAGCCCCGGTCGAAGCCATCAAGACCATCCAGAAGGCCGCCAACTTTGGTCGTGACAAGGCCCTGGAGGTCGAAGCCGCAGGCTTTGCCAAACTGGCCAAGACCTCGGTTGCCGAATGCCTGATCGGCTTGTTCTTGAACGACCAGGAGCTCAAGCGCAAGGCCAAGGCCCATGACGAGATTGCCCACGACGTGAAGCAGGCTGCTGTGCTCGGCGCCGGCATCATGGGTGGCGGCATCGCCTACCAGTCGGCGGTCAAGGGCACCCCGATCCTGATGAAGGACATCCGCGAGGACGCTATCCAGCTGGGCCTGAACGAGGCCTCCAAGCTGCTCGGCAACCGCGTCGAGAAAGGCCGCCTGACCCCGGCGAAAATGGCCGAGGCACTCAACGCCATTCGCCCGACCTTGTCCTATGGCGATTTCGCCAATGTCGACATCGTGGTCGAAGCCGTGGTCGAGAACCCCAAGGTCAAGCAGGCCGTGCTGGCCGAAGTGGAAGGCCAGGTGAAGGACGATGCGATCCTCGCCTCCAACACCTCGACCATCTCCATCAACCTGCTGGCCAAGGCGCTCAAGCGCCCAGAAAACTTCGTCGGCATGCACTTCTTCAACCCGGTGCACATGATGCCGCTGGTAGAAGTCATCCGTGGCGAGAAGTCCAGTGAAGTGGCGGTCGCCACCACCGTGGCCTACGCCAAGAAAATGGGCAAGAACCCCATCGTGGTCAACGACTGCCCGGGTTTTTTGGTCAACCGCGTGCTGTTCCCGTACTTCGGTGGTTTCGCCAAGCTGGTCAGCGCCGGTGTCGACTTCGTGCGTATCGACAAAGTCATGGAAAAGTTTGGCTGGCCGATGGGCCCGGCGTACTTGATGGACGTGGTCGGCATCGACACCGGCCACCACGGCCGTGACGTGATGGCTGAAGGCTTCCCGGACCGCATGAAGGATGACCGTCGCTCGGCTGTTGACGCCCTGTACGAGGCCAACCGCCTGGGCCAGAAGAATGGCAAGGGCTTCTACGCCTACGAAACCGACAAGCGCGGCAAGCCGAAGAAAGTTGCCGACGCCAGTGTGCTGGACGTGCTCAAGCCGATCGTCTTCGAGCAGCGTGAAGTCACCGATGAAGACATCATCAACTGGATGATGATCCCACTGTGCCTGGAGACCGTGCGCTGCCTGGAAGACGGCATCGTCGAGACTGCCGCCGAAGCCGACATGGGCCTGGTCTACGGCATTGGTTTCCCTCCCTTCCGCGGTGGTGCGCTGCGCTACATCGACTCGATCGGTGTGGCCGAATTCGTCGCCCTGGCCGATCAGTACGCCGACCTGGGGCCGCTGTACCACCCGACTGCGAAGCTGCGTGAAATGGCCAAGAACGGCCAGCGCTTCTTCAACTGA
- the fadA gene encoding acetyl-CoA C-acyltransferase FadA, which yields MSLNPRDVVIVDFGRTPMGRSKGGMHRNTRAEDMSAHLISKLLERNDKVDPKEVEDVIWGCVNQTLEQGWNIARMASLMTQIPHTSAAQTVSRLCGSSMSALHTAAQAIMTGNGDVFVIGGVEHMGHVSMMHGVDPNPHLSLHAAKASGMMGLTAEMLGKMHGITREQQDLFGVRSHQLAHKATVEGKFKDEIIPMQGYDENGFLKVFDFDETIRPETTLEGLASLKPAFNPKGGTVTAGTSSQITDGASCMIVMSGQRAMDLGIQPLAVIRAMAVAGVDPAIMGYGPVPSTQKALKRAGLTMADIDFIELNEAFAAQALPVLKDLKVLDKMNEKVNLHGGAIALGHPFGCSGARISGTLLNVMKQNGGTLGVATMCVGLGQGITTVFERV from the coding sequence ATGAGCCTGAATCCAAGAGACGTGGTGATTGTCGACTTCGGTCGCACACCAATGGGCCGCTCCAAGGGTGGCATGCACCGTAATACCCGTGCCGAAGACATGTCGGCGCACCTGATCAGCAAGCTGCTGGAGCGCAACGACAAGGTCGACCCGAAAGAGGTCGAGGATGTGATCTGGGGCTGCGTCAACCAGACCCTGGAGCAGGGCTGGAACATCGCCCGCATGGCCTCGCTGATGACCCAGATCCCGCACACCTCCGCGGCGCAGACGGTCAGCCGCCTGTGCGGCTCGTCGATGAGCGCGCTGCACACCGCCGCCCAGGCGATCATGACCGGTAACGGTGATGTGTTCGTGATCGGTGGCGTAGAGCACATGGGCCACGTCAGCATGATGCATGGTGTCGACCCCAACCCGCACCTGTCCTTGCATGCCGCCAAGGCTTCCGGGATGATGGGCCTGACTGCGGAAATGCTCGGCAAGATGCACGGCATCACCCGTGAGCAGCAGGATCTGTTCGGTGTGCGTTCGCACCAGCTGGCCCACAAGGCCACGGTCGAAGGCAAGTTCAAGGACGAGATCATCCCGATGCAGGGCTATGACGAGAACGGCTTCCTGAAGGTATTCGACTTCGACGAAACCATTCGCCCAGAAACCACCCTCGAAGGCCTGGCATCGCTGAAGCCTGCGTTTAACCCGAAGGGTGGCACTGTCACTGCCGGTACCTCGTCGCAGATCACCGACGGTGCTTCGTGCATGATCGTCATGTCCGGCCAGCGTGCGATGGACCTCGGTATCCAGCCATTGGCGGTCATTCGTGCCATGGCGGTGGCCGGTGTCGATCCGGCGATCATGGGTTATGGCCCCGTGCCATCCACCCAGAAAGCCCTCAAGCGTGCCGGCCTGACCATGGCTGATATCGACTTCATCGAGCTAAACGAAGCCTTCGCCGCACAGGCCCTGCCGGTGCTGAAAGATTTGAAAGTGCTCGACAAGATGAATGAGAAGGTTAACCTGCACGGCGGCGCCATTGCCTTGGGCCACCCGTTCGGTTGTTCCGGGGCGCGAATTTCCGGCACCCTGCTCAACGTCATGAAGCAGAATGGCGGTACCCTGGGGGTAGCGACCATGTGCGTCGGCCTCGGCCAAGGTATCACCACTGTTTTCGAACGCGTCTGA
- a CDS encoding DUF1653 domain-containing protein — protein MQIQPGVYRHYKGPEYRVFSVARHSENEEWMVFYQCLYGDYSFWVRPLSMFLESVEVDGEQVPRFALVKAEEGLPGLLGKSHQ, from the coding sequence ATGCAGATACAGCCAGGCGTATACCGGCATTACAAAGGGCCTGAGTACCGTGTCTTCAGTGTTGCGCGGCACTCCGAGAACGAAGAGTGGATGGTGTTCTACCAATGCCTGTATGGTGATTACAGCTTCTGGGTAAGGCCGCTTTCGATGTTCCTGGAGTCCGTCGAGGTTGACGGCGAGCAGGTGCCACGCTTTGCTTTGGTCAAGGCCGAAGAGGGGTTGCCTGGGCTGCTGGGCAAGTCGCACCAGTGA
- the topA gene encoding type I DNA topoisomerase: MGKSLVIVESPAKAKTINKYLGSQYVVKSSIGHIRDLPTSGSASASKEPAAKRGKAAGEAPAVSPKEKARRQLVARMGVDPDHGWKAKYEILPGKEKVIEELRRLAKDADTIYLATDLDREGEAIAWHLREAIGGDDTRYKRVVFNEITKKAIQEAFSQPGELDIDRVNAQQARRFLDRVVGYMVSPLLWAKIARGLSAGRVQSVAVKLVVEREREIRAFIPEEYWEIHADLGTAKNAKVRFEVAREKGEAFKPLNEAQAMAALEKLKASSYSVVKREDRPTSSKPSAPFITSTLQQAASNRLGFGVKKTMMMAQRLYEAGYITYMRTDSTNLSADALDMARSYIEREFGKQYLPDAPLVYGSKEGAQEAHEAIRPSDVNTHPSKVSGMERDAERLYELIWRQFLACQMPPAQYLSTSVTVAAGDFELRAKGRILKFDGYTRVLPQQSKPGEDDVLPEMVQGEALKLMQIDPSQHFTKPPARFTEASLVKEMEKRGIGRPSTYAAIISTIQDRGYVTLHNRRFYSEKMGDIVTERLSESFSNLMDYGFTADMEENLDDVAQGERDWKNVLDEFYGDFSKKLQTAESSEGGMRANQPTVTNIPCKECGRPMMIRTASTGVFLGCSGYSLPPKERCKATVNLVPGDEIAADDEGESESRVLLGKHRCPICATAMDAYLLDEKHKLHICGNNPDCVGYEIEQGSYRIKGYEGPSLECDKCGSEMQLKTGRFGKFFGCTNPACKNTRKLLKSGEAAPPKMDKVDMPELKCEKVDDTYVLRDGASGLFLAASQFPKNRETRAPLVLEIVPHKHEIDPKYHFLCEAPQKDPDGRPAVIRYSRKTKEQYVQSEVDGKPTGWKAFYDGGAWKVEDKR; encoded by the coding sequence ATGGGCAAATCGCTGGTCATTGTGGAATCCCCGGCCAAGGCCAAGACCATCAACAAGTACCTGGGCAGCCAGTACGTGGTGAAGTCGAGTATCGGCCATATCCGAGACCTCCCCACCAGCGGTTCGGCCAGCGCCAGCAAAGAGCCGGCCGCCAAGCGGGGTAAGGCTGCGGGTGAGGCTCCGGCCGTGTCGCCGAAAGAAAAGGCCCGCCGCCAGCTGGTGGCACGCATGGGCGTCGACCCCGACCACGGCTGGAAGGCCAAGTACGAGATCCTGCCTGGCAAGGAAAAGGTGATCGAAGAGCTGCGCCGCCTGGCCAAGGATGCCGACACCATCTATCTCGCAACCGACTTGGACCGCGAAGGGGAAGCCATTGCCTGGCACCTGCGCGAGGCTATCGGCGGCGACGACACCCGCTACAAGCGCGTGGTGTTCAACGAAATTACCAAGAAGGCCATCCAGGAGGCTTTCTCGCAGCCGGGTGAGCTGGACATCGACCGGGTCAACGCCCAGCAGGCGCGACGCTTCCTCGACCGTGTGGTCGGCTACATGGTTTCGCCGCTGCTGTGGGCCAAGATCGCCCGTGGCCTGTCCGCTGGCCGTGTGCAGTCGGTGGCAGTGAAGCTGGTGGTGGAGCGCGAGCGCGAAATCCGTGCGTTCATCCCGGAAGAGTACTGGGAAATCCACGCTGACCTCGGCACGGCCAAGAACGCCAAGGTGCGTTTCGAAGTGGCGCGCGAGAAAGGCGAAGCGTTCAAACCGTTGAACGAAGCCCAGGCCATGGCTGCGCTGGAGAAGCTCAAGGCGTCCAGCTACAGCGTGGTCAAGCGTGAAGACCGCCCGACCAGCAGCAAACCCTCGGCCCCGTTCATCACCTCCACCCTGCAGCAGGCGGCCAGTAACCGCCTGGGCTTTGGGGTGAAGAAAACCATGATGATGGCCCAGCGCTTGTACGAAGCTGGCTACATCACCTACATGCGTACCGACTCGACCAACCTGTCGGCCGACGCCCTGGACATGGCGCGCAGCTACATCGAGCGCGAATTCGGCAAGCAATACCTGCCGGATGCGCCGTTGGTGTATGGCAGCAAGGAAGGCGCCCAGGAGGCGCACGAAGCGATTCGTCCTTCCGATGTCAACACTCACCCGAGCAAAGTCAGTGGCATGGAGCGTGACGCCGAGCGCCTGTACGAGCTGATCTGGCGCCAGTTCCTGGCCTGCCAGATGCCGCCAGCGCAGTACCTGTCCACCAGCGTCACCGTCGCTGCAGGCGACTTCGAGCTGCGTGCCAAGGGGCGCATCCTCAAGTTCGACGGTTATACCCGTGTGCTGCCGCAGCAAAGCAAGCCTGGCGAGGACGACGTGCTGCCGGAGATGGTCCAGGGTGAGGCGCTGAAACTGATGCAGATCGACCCGAGCCAGCACTTCACCAAGCCACCGGCGCGCTTCACCGAAGCCAGCCTGGTCAAGGAAATGGAAAAGCGCGGCATCGGTCGCCCGTCAACCTATGCCGCGATCATCTCGACCATCCAGGACCGTGGCTATGTGACCTTGCACAACCGCCGCTTCTACTCCGAGAAGATGGGTGACATCGTCACCGAGCGCCTGTCCGAGAGCTTCTCCAACCTGATGGACTACGGCTTTACCGCCGACATGGAAGAGAACCTCGACGACGTCGCCCAGGGTGAGCGTGACTGGAAGAACGTGCTCGACGAGTTCTACGGCGACTTTAGCAAGAAGCTGCAGACTGCCGAGTCCAGCGAAGGCGGCATGCGCGCCAACCAGCCGACCGTGACCAACATTCCATGCAAGGAATGTGGCCGGCCGATGATGATCCGCACCGCCTCCACCGGCGTGTTCCTCGGTTGCTCGGGCTACAGCCTGCCACCGAAAGAGCGCTGCAAGGCTACCGTCAACCTGGTGCCAGGCGACGAAATTGCCGCCGACGACGAGGGCGAATCGGAGTCTCGCGTGCTGCTGGGCAAGCACCGCTGCCCAATCTGCGCCACGGCGATGGATGCCTACCTGCTAGACGAGAAGCACAAGCTGCACATCTGCGGTAACAACCCGGATTGCGTTGGCTACGAGATCGAGCAAGGCAGCTACCGCATCAAGGGTTACGAAGGGCCGAGCCTGGAGTGCGACAAGTGCGGTAGCGAGATGCAGTTGAAGACTGGCCGTTTCGGTAAGTTCTTCGGTTGTACCAACCCGGCGTGCAAAAACACCCGCAAGCTGCTCAAGAGCGGCGAGGCGGCGCCACCGAAGATGGACAAGGTGGACATGCCGGAGCTCAAGTGCGAGAAGGTCGACGACACCTATGTGTTGCGTGACGGCGCTTCGGGGTTGTTCCTGGCCGCCAGCCAGTTCCCCAAGAACCGCGAGACGCGTGCACCGCTGGTGCTGGAAATTGTGCCGCACAAGCACGAAATCGATCCGAAGTACCACTTCTTGTGCGAAGCGCCGCAAAAAGACCCGGACGGCCGCCCTGCGGTTATCCGCTATAGCCGCAAGACCAAGGAGCAGTACGTGCAGTCCGAAGTCGATGGCAAGCCGACCGGCTGGAAGGCGTTTTACGACGGTGGTGCGTGGAAGGTTGAAGACAAGCGCTGA